One Deltaproteobacteria bacterium genomic window, AATCTGTTTACCTGCTCCCAGGATACCCAGGAGAAGATCAAGGAGGTCATCAAGGAAAACCATCTCAACCGGATTGTGGTGGCCTCATGTACCCCGAGGACCCACGAACCCCTTTTCCAGGAGACGCTTCAGGCATGCGGGCTCAACAAGTATCTTTTTGAAATGGCCAACATCCGGGACCAGGACTCATGGGTTCACGGGGATGACCCGGAAGGGGCCACAGGTAAGGCCAAAGACCTGGTGCGCATGGCCGTGGCCCGGGCCGGCCTGCTCAAACCCCTTCATGAACGGAGCATCCCGGTCAACAAGCGGGCCCTTATCATCGGCGGCGGCGTGGCAGGGATGAATACCGCCCTGGGCCTGGCGGACCAGGGCTTTGAGGTGGTGATCGTGGAAAAGGAGGCCCAGTTGGGAGGACTTTCCCGGGAACTGACCACCACCATCGAGGGGGCGGATATCCAGCGGTACGTCATGGAACTTACGGAACAGGTGAACCGGCATGACCGGATTCAGGTCCTGACCGAGTCCCTGATTGTGGGGTTTTCCGGGTTCAAAGGGAATTTCACCACCGAGATCCTGGTAGGTCCCGGCATGTACGAACGAAAGATAGACCATGGCGTGGTGATCCTGGCCACGGGCGCCAGGGAATACACCCCCAAAGAATACCTTTATGGAGAGGACCCGAGGGTCATGACCCAAATCGCCCTGGGAAAACGGCTCGAACTCAAAGGGGCATCGGATCTCAATCAGGTGGTCATGATCCAGTGCGTGGGGTCCCGAAATGAGGAGCACCCCAACTGCTCCCGTATCTGCTGCCAGAGCGCGGTCAAAAACGCCCTCCATATCAAGGACCTTAATCCGGATGCCGATGTCTATATCCTCTACCGGGATATGCGGACATATGGTCTGTTGGAGGACTATTACAGAGAGGCCCGGCAAAAGGGCGTTATCTTCTGTCGGTTTGATCAGGATCGGCCCCCCCGGGTCGAGGCGGTCGACGAAGGGGTCCGGGTCACTTTTCTGGATCATGTTCTGCAAAGAGACATCCGGGTCACTGCGGACCGTCTGGTCCTGAGCGCCGGCATGGTGGCCGAGGATACAGAGGAACTGTCCTCCATCCTCAAGCTCCCCAGAAATGACGACGGATACTTTATCGAGGCCCACGTCAAGCTGAGGCCGGTGGACCTGGCTAACGAAGGTATCTTTCTGTGCGGGACCGCCCACGGGCCCAAGCTGGTATCCGAAGCCGTGTCCCAGGCCCTGGCAGCGGCATCCAGGGCCGCCACATTCCTCTCTCAATCCGAGATACGCCTCTCTGCCGTCACGGCCAAGGTCAACCCGGAACAGTGCGCTGCATGCCTGGTCTGCGTAAGGGCCTGTCCCTTCGGGGTCCCCCGGATCAATGCGGACGGCGTCAGCGAGATCGACGAGGCCTTGTGTCACGGGTGCGGCATCTGCGCGGGCGAATGCCCGGCCAAGGCCATCGAACTGAACTGGTATGCAGACGACCAGATCATGAGCAAGGTGGATGCGTTACTCGAAGGGGTGATATAAGGGTATTGAGTTTGTTGGGTGTATTGAGTTTATCGCGTTATGGATGGTGTTTCCAATTTTGCGACGCACCATGACCACTGACTACTGACCACAAGAAGGAGTCTTCCCATGGAAGAGTTTCATCCGATCATTGTCACCTTCTGCTGCAATTTCTGAGGATACACGGCCGCGGACCTGGCAGGTTCGATGCGTCTTAAATATCCGGACACCATCCGGATTATCCGGGTCCCCTGTACTGGAAAGGTGGATGTTATTCATATACTTCGGGCATTTGAAAAGGGGGCCGACGGGGTCTACGTGGTGGGCTGTCTGGAGGGAGAATGCCGGTTTGAAAACGGCAACCTGAGGGCCCGCAGGCGTGTGGCGCAGGCCAAGACCATCCTCGATGCCGTCGGCGTCGGCGGCGACCGGGTCAAGATGTTCAACCTCTCCTCCGGCGAAGGCACCCGATTTGCGGAGTATGCCGTAGAGATGACCGAGAAAATAAAAGAGTTGGGGCCTAACCCGATCAAGAGGTTCAGGGAAAAAATGGCAGCGTGAGGGAAGGAGGATTGTCACATGATTGTTGCTGATAAGAAACCGATCGAGGAAGTCATCGACATGGTGAAAGACTTCCAGAAGATCCTCATTGTAGGATGCAATGAGTGCGTGACCGTCTGCGAGGCGGGCGGAAAAAAGGAGGTCGGCATTCTGGCCTCTGCCCTGCGCATGTATTTCATGAATCAGGGAAAGAAGGTGGACATAGATGAGGTTACACTGGAGAGACAGTGTGATCATGAATACTTGGAGGAGATCCGGAATACCATCGATCAGTATGATGCTGTCCTTTCCCTGGCCTGCGGCGTCGGCGTCCAGTTCATGGCAGAGACATACTTCGGGACGCCGGTTTTTCCAGGCGTCAACACCTGTTTCATGGGGGTTACCGAAGAGAGGGGCGTGTGGAGTGAGCGCTGTCAGGGGTGCGGAGAGTGCATCCTCGGCAGGACCGCGGGCATCTGTCCCATATCCCGATGTGCCAAACGTCTCCTCAACGGTCCCTGCGGCGGATCTTCAACAGGGAAATGCGAAATCAGCAAGGACCTGGACTGTGCATGGCAACTCATCATCGATCGTTTAACTGAACTGGGCCGCTTAGATGAATATGAACAGATCGCTCCGATCAAAGACTGGTCAACCGAACGGGCCGGAGGGCCCAGAAAGGTGGTCAGGGAGGACGTCAGACAATGAGCGTAAAGACACCGAGCAAACTTGAAAAAATCCTGGATTCCGGTCAATTGGCGGTCACCTCGGAATGCGGCCCCCCGAGGGGGAGCGACCCTGAAGCGATCAGGCAAAAGGCGGAGATGATCAGGAATCACGTAGACGCCATCAACATTACGGATAATCAGACCAGCGTGACCCGTCTTTGCAGTCTCGCCGCATGTATCCATCTAAAGCAGATGGGACTGGAGCCGACCCTGCAAATGGTGGTCAGGGACCGCAACCGAATCGCCCTTCAAAGCGATATCCTGGGCGCCGCATCCTTTGATATTTACAATATCCTATGCCTCACAGGGGACCACCAGACATTCGGGGATTGTCCCCAGGGGCAGAATGTCTTTGACATCGACTCCATGCAATTGATCCAGACCGTGAGACGCATGCGGGATGAAGGCAAGTTCCTAGGGGGAGACGATATCAAAAGACCGCCGCAGATGTTCGTTGGCGCGGCCGCCAACCCCTTTGCAGATCCCTTTGAGATCCGGGTCCCCCGTCTGGCAAAAAAGATTGCGGCCGGGGCTGAATTCATTCAGACCCAGTGCGTCTACAATCTGGACAAGTTCGAGCTCTGGATGCGGATGGCCCGGGACCGGGGACTCCATGAAAAGGTCCATATTATGGCAGGGGTGACCCCCTTTAAATCCGCGGGAATGGCCAAATACATGAAAAACCGTGTCCCTGGAATGGATGTGCCGGATGACGTGGTGAAGCGGATGGCCGGCGTTCCCAAGGAGAAACAGCCTGACGAGGGCATCGACATCTGCATAGAGACCATCCAACGATTGAAGGAATGCGAGGGCGTCCGGGGATTTCACATCATGGCCATCGAATGGGAAGAGAAGGTCCCCGAGATCGTGGAGCGGAGTGGTCTTTATCCAAGACCCAAGGATTGATAATTCAGGAATTTAGGGATTGAAGAAGTTCACCTGCATCATCTGCCGTCTTGTGAAACTTCTCATGGGTTGTTTCATCAGGGCAATTTGTGAAGAAAATACGACTGGTTACAGAGTCAGCCACAAGAAACAAATAAATACCTAATCGATGACCAATGACTGGGAAAGGGGGATTGGACATGGACAAAAAATATATTCTGGTTGTAGACGATGATCCGGATCTGGTGGAGACGGTTTCCATGATGCTGGAGAGTAAGGGGTGCGAGGTGGGGCAGGCCTATGACGGCATCGAGGGGGAGGAGTCCATCAAACAAAGACGGCCCGACCTGGTAATCCTGGATGTCATGATGCCCCGAAAAGACGGCTATGTACTCTGTGCGGAACTGAAGGCGGATGAGGCCACGCGCGATATTCCGGTGGTGCTCCTCACCGCGGTCGGCGAGGCGGTCCCCACCACCACGTATACCCATGCCGACGGCATGTCCACCGAGGCCGATGATTATATCGCTAAACCGATCGATACCGAGGGTCTCTGGAAGGTCGTAACCGCCCTTTTGTAAACCATGCGCAGGTAAAGAAAGGCAACGATTCCCAGTAAATTGTCCTGGCAGCCGGTCAGGTCCGGAAAGGTCTGAGTTGCATGGAATCGATACCGATACATGAGATTCCAGGGTATACCGGTCTCAGGACCCGGGTCCGCCGCACTGTCAAGGGGAGCAGGTTCTTCCATGCCCGTCCCTGAAAAGCTGGGCGGATTCAAAGTCCTGAAAGAGGTCACGAGAATCCTGCTGGTCTCTCCCAGAGAGTCCGGCGTCTTACCCTTACGCCTCTTCCGCGCCCTTGCCGACCAAAAGATCAATCTCCCCTATGCCACCTGCGTCTCCGACGACCGTGCCTGGGGCCTCACCCTCGTGGTCGATGCCGTTAATGCCGTCGGAACATCGGCTGCGCTCGTGACTGCCTTTACTGAAAGACCGGCGCTTCAATACGGGGGCGCCATTCTTTCCATCTTCCCTCATCGGAAAAACCCGGAGATCACCCGCGCCCTCTTCGAAGCGTTCCGCCGGGAGGGCGTCGCCCCCGATGCCCTGGCCAGTTCACCCTCGGCCATCTCTGTGGTCCTTGATGAACAAATCCTTAACCGAGCCAGCAGCGCCCTGTTCGGTCCCTTCACCTTCAGCGCTTATCGCACTCCGGCCGACTGGAAACTGGCCCAGAAGGGAAAGGAACAGCTCTGCAAGGAGGTAGTCGCCTCCTATCAGGAGAAACGGCCAAAGGTCTACGGGCTCGAGGTTCAGGATGAGCAGGCGTTGCTGAAGATAAAGCTGGACAAAGGACAGATTGCCGCCCTGGGGCCGGCCTTCGGCCGACTGGCCCGTCCCGGTCTCTCTCTCACCTTCCTGGCCACCAGCCCATGCCGGGAATCGAATCAGGACCAGATCTCTTTCTGCCTCCCTCTGTCTGAGGACGATTTCTGCCAACAGGTGTTGCGTGAGGCGGCTCCCCTTTTGGATTTGCGGAACATTGCGCCGGCAGCCGTCTTTTCCATGAACGGCCCCCACTTCGGCGATCGCTACGGTATCATCAGTGAACTCCTCACGGCCTTTGAAACCTGCGGTGTGGAGCTTCTTGGCCTGAGCTGCACCATCGCATCCGTGACAGGCGTCGTTCCCTCAGCCCAGTTGGCAGCCGCTGTTGAGGCCATCCGGGGTCGCTTCGATATCCCCTCCATTATCCATCGAACATGACACCCATGATATACTCCTGGGACGCTTATCCAACCATCCGGATGACAGGATACTCGAAATAACACCTATTATCTTCTTCGTTTTCTTCGTCACCTTCTGCAAAAACATTTTTAAAATCTCTTCTGTAACATCCATCTTAATTCCCATTTGACTTTTTGTGTCATCTGCGCTTTAAGAAGGTGGAATTTAAAGCGTCACCAAAGCAGCAGAGGGAGGTTTTTCCATGGACAACAACCGGTCGGATCAAGAAAATGATGTAGGGGTGAATGCCCTTCGGCCCTACGGCACATCCATTTTTACGGAGATGACCGTGCTTGCCAATGCCCATGATGCCGTAAACCTATCCCAGGGCTTTCCGGATGTGGACGGCCCCGAAGAGATCCGTCAACGGGCGGCAGAGGCTATCTTGAGGGGTCCCAACCAGTATGCCCTCTCTTCGGGCATTCCATTGCTTCGGGAGGCCGTAGCCCGAAAAATGAAGCGTTTTTACGGGATTGCCGTAGATCCCGACACCGAGGTCACGATCACTTCCGGGGCTACCGAGGGTCTGTGTGCCACCCTGCTGGGCATCCTGGAACCTGAAGATGAGGTAATCCTGATCGAGCCCGTCTACGACACCTATGCGCCCATATCAGCCCTTGCCCGCGCCCGCATCCAATATGTATCCCTCGTAGGGGACACTTTTCAGCTTCCTGAGGAAAAGCTTGCCAAGGCCTTCTCTCCACGGACAAAGGCAATTATCATCAACAATCCCCAGAACCCCTGCTGCAAGGTCTTTACCAGGGAGGAACTGGGCTTTATCGGAGACCTGTGCCAGCAGTACAATGCCTATGCCATCGGCGACGAGGTCTACGAACATCTGGTATATGACGGCAAAGAGCATGTCAGCCTTCTCTCCATCCCTTCCCTTCGGGAGAGGGCCTTTGTGGTCTCCTCCACGGCCAAGACCTTTTCCATGACCGGATGGAAAATCGGGTATGTTATCGCCCCGGCGGCACTTTCACGGGCGGTGCGCATGAGCCATCAGTTCATCGTCTTCTGCGGGCAAACCGCCCTTCAGGAGGCCATGGCCTATGCCATAGATTTTCCCGACAGCTATTATACGCAGCTCCTTTTGGATTATACACGCAGGCGGGACCTGTTGACCCAGGCCCTGCGGGAACTCGGTTTCAGGGTCTTTCAACCGGAAGGGACCTATTATGTGGTGGCGGATATCACCCCCTTAGGCTTTGATGACGATCTGGCATTCTGCCGCATGCTTCCTGAAAAGGCAGGTGTCGCCGCCATTCCCTGTTCGGTCTTCTGGAAAGACCGGCACAGCGGGAGGCATCTCATTCGATTCTGCTTTGCCAAGCAGGAGGAAACCCTTCACAAAGGCATGGAAAGACTGCGGAGGTGGCTTAGATGAAAGTGGCGGCAGCCCAGATGGACATTGTCTGGCACGACCCGGATGCAAACCATGTCAAGATCCGAAAAATGGCTGAGACAGCCAAAGCAGCGGGCGCGGAGCTCATCGTCTTTCCCGAGATGGCCGCTACCGGCTTTTCCATGGATACCGTTGTAACGGCCGAACCCATGGACGGGCCTACCCCTGCCCTGTTTCGCAATCTGGCTAAAGATCTCGATATGGCGGTTGTGGGAGGCTTTGTGCTCAAAAGGAAAGAGGGTCGGCCCCAAAATGTCTCTCTGGCAGTGGACCGGAAGGGCATTGATCTGGCGCTGTATGCCAAGATCCACCCGATCGGCCTCCTTAAAGAGGACCAACACTATGCTCCCGGAGATCGGACGGTCTCTTTTCAACTGGACGACATGGAGGCATCGTGCCTCATCTGTTACGATCTTCGCTTCCCGGAGGTCTTTCGTCCCCTGGCAGACGCGTGCACCTTGGTTCTGGTGATCGCCTCCTGGCCGGCGGTGCGCCAGCGTCACTGGGACCTCCTTCTCCCTGCCCGCGCCGTGGAGAACCAGCTTTATGTGGTGGGGGTGAACCGGGTGGGCGAGGGAGGCGGGCACCTGTTCACGGGCGGATCCGCCATCATCGATCCCTCAGGAGAAACCATTGCCCGTGGCGGCGGCACCGAAACCCTTGTTATGGGAGAAATCGATCCTCACCGCGTGGAACAGGTTCGCTCGGCCATGCCCTTTCTGAAAGACCGGAGATCCCATTACGTTCATAATGTATCCTGACTTTATATCAGTAGGTGGCATATTGGGCCATGTGGCAAGTGATCCCATCCCGTGACGTTTCCAAGGCCATTGGTCGCCTTCCCAAGGCTGTTCAGGAGAAGGCGTTCACGCTCATTAAAGAGATCGAGGTCATGGGGCCGGTCAGGGGGGAATGGACCAATTACAGCAGGCTTTCTGGACGGTGGAGGTGATCTATATTGGCACACATGTACACCATCAATACCCCGTTTTTCTTCAACCAGGGTAGGAGGACCTGGTTTTGAATAAAATCCTTGAGTTTCATCTTAGTCTTCCGATTGCGGTCCCTCTTCGGGGAAAATGATCTTCCAATGGCCGCCCTTCTGGGGACCGATTCGTTTTAGAAGGCCTTTTGCCTTCAGTACATCCATGTTCTTTCTGATATTCCGGGGTGATATCCCGACATATGTTGACAGTTCCTGCTGAGTAACCCATCCATTTTCAAGGACCCGGGAGACGATTTCCGCCTGGATTTTAGAAAGCCCCATCTCTGTTTTTAGGTCTTTCACATGGGTTTTTAGGTCTTTTTTTAGGTCTTTCGTATCGGTTTTTAGGCCGCCTGTTCCCGAGTGAAAAAGCTCGGCAACAAAGGCATCGCCGGATTCACGGATATCGTACCGGATTTCGGGGTAGGCCTTTAACCACTCTCGGATCCGGATGAAGCCTGTTCCGTACTTTTCAATATCCCCTGTCAGATAGAATGCTTCGGCAAGAAGCTTGTTGCGAATAGATGAACTGTAGTCGTCACGCTTGAGGTCCGCGATGGTGAGTTTTCCAAACAGCCTTCCGGGACTGCTGATAACAATTCGATCGTCAAAGACCTTGATAACAATGTCTGAAGCGTTTTTGTAGTCCCGATGCACCACGGCGTTTAACACCAGCTCGCGTATCGCCTCCAAAGGATACTGCCATCGTTTCTTTTCGCTGAAGACTGCCGTCAAAGTGAAAGGACACATTGATGTGTTTCTTGATAAAGATCATCACCTCTTCAAGGGCGGCGGGAAGGGGGGCCTTTGTGTAAAAATCATCGATGATGATATCATGGGATTTGAACCGGCCCGCATGGATAGCGTATCCATGATTTCCAAACAACAGCATGGCCGCCAGTGTCGGCTTCCCCTCTTGAATGAGGCGCAACTTGATCAAGTTGGTGAACAGATCATCCTGCAAATTGATGCGGCCTGTTGCGCCTGCTTTCTCTATGAACTGGGTCATCAGGGAGGAATTCAAGGAAGCAGGATTTTCGTTGAGCGGATAGGCGTCATAGGAAATGTTCAGGCTTTGCTGCCGCAGGTCGATGATTTCATCAAGGGCAAGCAGATGGTTGCTGTTTTTTACCCTCTTGTAATACCGGTTTTTGCAGGGGACCGGTTTGATCGGATATTCACTGATTTCAAATAGAAGAACCGTCTTATTGTCTATTTCGTGCGTGGTCAGGTGGGGCATCAACTGAGGATAGGTAGCAACTTTAATCTCGTTGAGATATCGTTGTTCGGTCTCTGGTCCAATGGTAAGCCCCGTCGGTTTTCCGGTGTTGTCCACGCCGACCACCACTTTTCCACCCTCGGTATTGGCAAAGGCGGAAAGAGATATAATGACCTCTTTGCCGAACGTACGCTTGAACTCCACTCGC contains:
- a CDS encoding hydrogenase iron-sulfur subunit yields the protein MEEFHPIIVTFCCNFUGYTAADLAGSMRLKYPDTIRIIRVPCTGKVDVIHILRAFEKGADGVYVVGCLEGECRFENGNLRARRRVAQAKTILDAVGVGGDRVKMFNLSSGEGTRFAEYAVEMTEKIKELGPNPIKRFREKMAA
- a CDS encoding methylenetetrahydrofolate reductase C-terminal domain-containing protein — encoded protein: MIVADKKPIEEVIDMVKDFQKILIVGCNECVTVCEAGGKKEVGILASALRMYFMNQGKKVDIDEVTLERQCDHEYLEEIRNTIDQYDAVLSLACGVGVQFMAETYFGTPVFPGVNTCFMGVTEERGVWSERCQGCGECILGRTAGICPISRCAKRLLNGPCGGSSTGKCEISKDLDCAWQLIIDRLTELGRLDEYEQIAPIKDWSTERAGGPRKVVREDVRQ
- a CDS encoding methylenetetrahydrofolate reductase — its product is MSVKTPSKLEKILDSGQLAVTSECGPPRGSDPEAIRQKAEMIRNHVDAINITDNQTSVTRLCSLAACIHLKQMGLEPTLQMVVRDRNRIALQSDILGAASFDIYNILCLTGDHQTFGDCPQGQNVFDIDSMQLIQTVRRMRDEGKFLGGDDIKRPPQMFVGAAANPFADPFEIRVPRLAKKIAAGAEFIQTQCVYNLDKFELWMRMARDRGLHEKVHIMAGVTPFKSAGMAKYMKNRVPGMDVPDDVVKRMAGVPKEKQPDEGIDICIETIQRLKECEGVRGFHIMAIEWEEKVPEIVERSGLYPRPKD
- a CDS encoding response regulator, giving the protein MDKKYILVVDDDPDLVETVSMMLESKGCEVGQAYDGIEGEESIKQRRPDLVILDVMMPRKDGYVLCAELKADEATRDIPVVLLTAVGEAVPTTTYTHADGMSTEADDYIAKPIDTEGLWKVVTALL
- a CDS encoding aminotransferase class I/II-fold pyridoxal phosphate-dependent enzyme, translated to MDNNRSDQENDVGVNALRPYGTSIFTEMTVLANAHDAVNLSQGFPDVDGPEEIRQRAAEAILRGPNQYALSSGIPLLREAVARKMKRFYGIAVDPDTEVTITSGATEGLCATLLGILEPEDEVILIEPVYDTYAPISALARARIQYVSLVGDTFQLPEEKLAKAFSPRTKAIIINNPQNPCCKVFTREELGFIGDLCQQYNAYAIGDEVYEHLVYDGKEHVSLLSIPSLRERAFVVSSTAKTFSMTGWKIGYVIAPAALSRAVRMSHQFIVFCGQTALQEAMAYAIDFPDSYYTQLLLDYTRRRDLLTQALRELGFRVFQPEGTYYVVADITPLGFDDDLAFCRMLPEKAGVAAIPCSVFWKDRHSGRHLIRFCFAKQEETLHKGMERLRRWLR
- a CDS encoding carbon-nitrogen family hydrolase — translated: MKVAAAQMDIVWHDPDANHVKIRKMAETAKAAGAELIVFPEMAATGFSMDTVVTAEPMDGPTPALFRNLAKDLDMAVVGGFVLKRKEGRPQNVSLAVDRKGIDLALYAKIHPIGLLKEDQHYAPGDRTVSFQLDDMEASCLICYDLRFPEVFRPLADACTLVLVIASWPAVRQRHWDLLLPARAVENQLYVVGVNRVGEGGGHLFTGGSAIIDPSGETIARGGGTETLVMGEIDPHRVEQVRSAMPFLKDRRSHYVHNVS
- a CDS encoding putative DNA binding domain-containing protein, with the protein product MELKKLLKSGESERVEFKRTFGKEVIISLSAFANTEGGKVVVGVDNTGKPTGLTIGPETEQRYLNEIKVATYPQLMPHLTTHEIDNKTVLLFEISEYPIKPVPCKNRYYKRVKNSNHLLALDEIIDLRQQSLNISYDAYPLNENPASLNSSLMTQFIEKAGATGRINLQDDLFTNLIKLRLIQEGKPTLAAMLLFGNHGYAIHAGRFKSHDIIIDDFYTKAPLPAALEEVMIFIKKHINVSFHFDGSLQRKETMAVSFGGDTRAGVKRRGASGLQKRFRHCYQGL